In Opitutus sp. ER46, one DNA window encodes the following:
- a CDS encoding DUF4450 domain-containing protein: MRFVRLALVSLALAACVSPLAAQIRPAASRLTPNLADAIDRPLRYQPDGADFVITNGTERFNRSLYGGNTAFRADGGDAPEFVLYLPGRGGNLRFAVRTPAGAKWLHDAAQIETRYRPGELHYCIQDPLLGAGGEIRLAVLASAETEGLLVRVEAGGIGAGVELGWAFGGVNGQRGKRDGDIGTESVPISEWFQLRPEFCRGNQIELTASGFVLRARPATIVGVVPAGAVVAVADAGRWADAAAVFAPASPAAAPALPLAVGRVPLTAGGTLFLSLQRVAAQSAVPADLATYREVTAVRPGGDRPASTPTLAAPFSRDELPERFAVATAHFAAVRTRVAVDTPDPFLNAAVGALNVAADAVWDEPQQAIMHGAIAWRTKLLGWRGPYALDALGWHDRARRNLTYWCGRQNTDPIPPTVPPADEAANLARNEAGLHTNGDLSNSHYDMNLGFVDAVFRHLQWTGDLTLAREVWPVIQRHLAWERRLFRREFGPERLPLYEAYAAIWASDDLQYSGGGAMHASAYNYYHHQQAARLARLLGEDPAPYQQEADRLARAMRALLWVKDDATGAGGWFAEAKDWLGLQRVHPSAALWTFYHTLDCGVPDAREAWLFSQYVDSRLPQLPVRGPGVPAGLRTLGTSNWMPYDWSINNVVMAEAVHGALGYWQAGRPDAAWAVAKGSLLAAMYMGISPGNVGSMSYLDVYRRESQRDFADGSGVLSRALIEGLFGVQPDRLAGEWRVTPGWPAAWTRAAIQHPDFALGFTRQDAVDTYRLSFPAGTTPQGLRLVVAAVRDRVVGVTVNGREASWTPVMEAVGLPRIEVRAPAAASHEVCIRWAGEAIRPTAASADTFVPAEQGQMRWLRPPLPRAATAPVVVPTFALPADARCEPVDLTAAFNDRVTQIFRNEYRSPRSPFVSLALPKQGLGGWAGGVNKTAEIDDRGVRELAARSGGRLTLPNGVPFATPAQGPNVLFTSQWDNYPDDATLPLAGRARAIFLLLAGSTNAMQSRFENGEVVVTYADGTTTRLPLVNPETWWPIEQDYFLDDFQFRSEGPLPLRVDLKTGIVRELTRPRFKGRGAVVPGGAATVLVLPLEAGRELKSLTVRCVANDVVVGLMAATLVR; encoded by the coding sequence ATGCGTTTTGTCCGGCTCGCGCTCGTCTCCCTCGCCCTGGCTGCCTGCGTTTCGCCCCTCGCGGCGCAGATCCGGCCGGCGGCCTCCCGGCTCACCCCCAATCTGGCGGACGCCATCGACCGGCCGTTGCGCTATCAGCCGGATGGCGCGGATTTCGTCATCACCAACGGCACCGAGCGGTTCAACCGTTCGCTTTACGGCGGCAACACCGCGTTTCGCGCCGACGGCGGCGACGCGCCGGAATTCGTCCTCTACCTGCCCGGCCGCGGCGGTAACCTCCGGTTCGCGGTGCGCACGCCCGCGGGCGCCAAGTGGCTGCATGACGCGGCGCAGATTGAAACCCGGTACCGGCCGGGCGAACTGCACTATTGCATCCAGGATCCGCTGCTCGGCGCCGGCGGCGAGATCCGCCTGGCCGTCCTCGCGTCCGCGGAGACCGAGGGCCTCCTCGTCCGGGTCGAGGCGGGTGGAATCGGCGCCGGCGTGGAACTGGGCTGGGCGTTTGGCGGCGTGAACGGCCAGCGCGGCAAGCGCGATGGCGACATCGGCACCGAGAGCGTCCCGATCAGCGAGTGGTTCCAACTCCGGCCCGAGTTCTGTCGCGGCAACCAGATTGAACTCACCGCCAGCGGCTTTGTGCTGCGCGCGCGCCCCGCCACGATCGTGGGCGTTGTGCCGGCCGGAGCGGTCGTCGCGGTGGCGGATGCCGGGCGCTGGGCCGACGCGGCCGCGGTCTTTGCCCCGGCATCGCCCGCGGCGGCTCCGGCGCTGCCCCTCGCCGTCGGGCGGGTGCCCCTCACGGCCGGCGGCACGCTCTTCCTTTCCCTGCAGCGCGTCGCGGCCCAGTCCGCAGTGCCCGCGGATCTGGCGACCTACCGGGAAGTCACGGCGGTCCGGCCGGGCGGCGACCGGCCGGCGAGCACGCCGACGCTGGCGGCCCCGTTCTCGCGCGACGAGTTGCCCGAGCGTTTCGCCGTGGCGACCGCTCATTTCGCGGCGGTGCGGACGCGCGTGGCTGTGGATACGCCGGACCCCTTCCTGAATGCCGCCGTGGGGGCATTGAACGTCGCCGCCGACGCGGTGTGGGACGAACCCCAGCAGGCCATCATGCATGGGGCGATTGCCTGGCGTACGAAGCTGCTCGGCTGGCGCGGGCCGTACGCCCTCGACGCGCTCGGCTGGCACGACCGGGCCCGCCGGAATCTCACCTATTGGTGCGGTCGCCAGAACACCGATCCCATCCCGCCGACGGTGCCGCCGGCGGACGAGGCGGCGAACCTCGCGCGCAACGAGGCGGGGCTGCACACCAACGGCGACCTCTCGAACTCACACTACGACATGAACCTCGGGTTCGTGGACGCGGTGTTCCGGCACCTGCAATGGACCGGGGATCTGACGCTCGCGCGCGAGGTCTGGCCGGTGATCCAGCGCCACCTGGCGTGGGAGCGGCGGCTGTTCCGCCGCGAGTTTGGGCCGGAGCGCCTGCCCCTCTACGAGGCGTACGCGGCGATCTGGGCGAGCGATGACCTGCAATACAGCGGCGGCGGGGCCATGCATGCCTCTGCCTACAATTACTACCATCACCAGCAGGCGGCGCGGCTGGCGCGACTGCTCGGCGAGGATCCGGCGCCGTATCAGCAGGAGGCGGACAGGCTGGCGCGGGCGATGCGCGCGTTGCTGTGGGTGAAGGACGATGCGACCGGAGCCGGCGGCTGGTTTGCCGAGGCCAAGGACTGGCTCGGCCTCCAGCGGGTGCATCCGAGCGCGGCCTTGTGGACGTTCTATCACACGCTGGACTGTGGCGTCCCGGATGCCCGGGAGGCGTGGCTCTTTTCCCAGTATGTCGACAGCCGGCTGCCGCAGCTGCCGGTCCGCGGCCCCGGCGTGCCCGCGGGGCTGCGGACGCTGGGCACGAGCAACTGGATGCCCTACGACTGGTCGATCAACAACGTGGTGATGGCGGAGGCCGTGCATGGCGCGCTGGGCTACTGGCAGGCGGGCCGGCCCGACGCGGCGTGGGCGGTCGCCAAGGGTTCGCTCCTGGCCGCGATGTACATGGGCATCTCGCCGGGCAACGTCGGCTCGATGTCGTACCTCGACGTTTATCGCCGCGAATCGCAGCGCGATTTTGCCGACGGCAGCGGGGTGCTCTCGCGCGCGCTGATCGAGGGGCTCTTCGGCGTGCAGCCCGACCGGCTGGCCGGCGAGTGGCGCGTGACGCCGGGGTGGCCGGCCGCCTGGACGCGGGCGGCGATCCAGCACCCCGACTTTGCGCTGGGTTTTACGCGTCAGGACGCGGTCGACACCTATCGCCTGAGCTTCCCGGCCGGAACCACGCCGCAGGGGCTGCGGCTCGTCGTGGCGGCGGTCCGCGACCGCGTGGTGGGCGTGACGGTAAACGGGCGCGAGGCGTCTTGGACGCCGGTGATGGAAGCCGTGGGCTTGCCGCGGATCGAGGTGCGCGCGCCGGCCGCCGCGAGCCACGAGGTGTGCATTCGCTGGGCGGGCGAGGCGATCCGGCCGACCGCCGCCTCAGCGGATACGTTCGTACCCGCGGAGCAAGGACAGATGCGCTGGCTCCGCCCGCCGCTGCCCCGCGCCGCGACCGCCCCCGTGGTGGTGCCCACGTTCGCCCTGCCGGCTGACGCGCGCTGCGAGCCCGTCGACCTGACCGCGGCCTTCAATGACCGCGTCACGCAGATCTTTCGGAACGAGTACCGTTCCCCGCGTTCACCGTTCGTCTCGCTTGCGCTGCCCAAGCAGGGCCTGGGGGGGTGGGCGGGTGGGGTGAACAAAACCGCGGAGATCGACGATCGCGGCGTGCGGGAGCTCGCCGCGCGGTCGGGTGGGCGTTTGACGCTGCCCAACGGCGTGCCTTTCGCGACGCCCGCGCAGGGGCCCAACGTGTTGTTTACGTCCCAGTGGGACAACTACCCCGACGATGCCACCCTCCCGCTGGCGGGCCGCGCGCGCGCCATCTTTCTGCTGCTGGCCGGCTCGACGAACGCCATGCAAAGCCGGTTCGAGAACGGTGAAGTCGTGGTCACCTACGCCGACGGCACGACGACCCGGCTGCCGCTGGTGAACCCCGAGACGTGGTGGCCCATCGAGCAGGACTACTTCCTGGACGACTTCCAATTCCGGAGCGAGGGACCGTTGCCGCTGCGCGTGGACCTCAAAACCGGGATCGTGCGCGAGCTGACGCGGCCCAGATTCAAGGGCCGCGGCGCCGTGGTGCCCGGCGGGGCCGCGACTGTCCTGGTGCTGCCGCTTGAGGCCGGGCGGGAGTTGAAGTCGCTCACGGTGAGATGCGTGGCGAATGACGTCGTCGTCGGCCTGATGGCGGCGACGCTGGTGCGCTGA
- a CDS encoding aldolase/citrate lyase family protein — MKLPSDFRQRVLAREWLCGTFLNLGSPVTTEIAGLAGFDWVLIDHEHGPGGEDTLLHQLHAIGSTPAFPVVRVAANEAPRFKRVLDQGAFGVMVPYVNSAAEAQAAVNAMRYPPRGIRGVAKFNRGAAYGNDFDEYFAHAHERILAVIQIETPAAVAAVDDIAAVDGADVVFVGPTDLSYNMGIPNQLQSDAFKDAMRRVCAAARRHGKAAGILVHSPELVPMCRELGYTFVALGSDGGGVRAALLSYAAALRQGAPGPAGR; from the coding sequence ATGAAACTTCCCTCCGACTTTCGCCAGCGCGTGCTCGCGCGTGAGTGGCTCTGCGGCACCTTCCTTAACCTGGGCTCGCCAGTCACGACCGAGATCGCCGGACTGGCCGGGTTCGACTGGGTGCTGATCGACCACGAGCATGGCCCGGGGGGTGAGGACACGCTCCTGCATCAGTTGCACGCCATCGGCTCGACGCCGGCGTTCCCGGTGGTGCGCGTGGCCGCCAACGAGGCCCCGCGATTCAAGCGCGTGCTCGACCAGGGCGCGTTTGGCGTGATGGTGCCCTACGTGAACTCGGCCGCGGAGGCGCAGGCGGCGGTCAACGCGATGCGCTATCCGCCCCGGGGCATCCGCGGGGTCGCGAAGTTCAATCGCGGCGCCGCCTACGGGAACGATTTCGACGAGTACTTTGCCCACGCCCACGAGCGCATCCTGGCGGTGATCCAGATCGAGACGCCGGCCGCGGTGGCGGCGGTGGATGACATCGCCGCCGTCGACGGCGCGGACGTCGTTTTCGTGGGGCCGACCGATCTCTCCTACAACATGGGCATCCCGAACCAGCTGCAGAGCGATGCGTTCAAGGATGCGATGCGGCGCGTGTGCGCGGCGGCCCGGCGGCACGGCAAGGCGGCCGGCATCCTCGTGCACAGTCCCGAACTGGTGCCGATGTGCCGGGAACTTGGATACACCTTCGTCGCGCTGGGCAGCGATGGCGGCGGCGTGCGCGCCGCGCTTCTGTCCTACGCGGCGGCCCTGCGCCAGGGCGCCCCGGGACCGGCGGGCCGCTGA
- a CDS encoding NAD(P)-dependent oxidoreductase — protein MPPSIAFIGTGVMGRSMAGHLLKAGHTLHVYNRTKAKAESLLAAGAHWHDSAGDAAAQADVVITMVGYPADVEQTYLGADGVIARARAGALLIDMTTSSPVLARRIAEAAAQRGLGALDAPVSGGDVGAREARLVIMAGGAESDFARARPIFELMGKSIARHGGPGAGQHCKMANQIAVAVGMVAWCEALAYARRAGLDPAGVQAAIAGGAAGSWAMTNLAPRALAGNFGPGFYVKHILKDLGIALDSAAAMKLDLPGLALARRLYDQVASQGWTEEGTQVLYRLYVSL, from the coding sequence ATGCCGCCATCCATTGCATTCATCGGGACCGGAGTCATGGGGCGCAGCATGGCCGGGCACCTGCTCAAGGCCGGCCATACGCTGCACGTGTACAACCGCACCAAGGCCAAGGCGGAGTCGCTGCTGGCGGCCGGCGCCCACTGGCATGACTCCGCGGGGGACGCTGCGGCGCAGGCCGACGTGGTGATCACGATGGTCGGCTACCCGGCAGACGTGGAGCAGACCTACCTGGGCGCAGATGGCGTGATCGCCCGGGCCAGGGCCGGGGCGCTCCTGATCGACATGACCACATCGAGCCCGGTGCTCGCGCGACGGATCGCCGAGGCCGCGGCGCAGCGAGGCCTGGGGGCGCTCGATGCGCCGGTTTCCGGCGGGGATGTCGGCGCCAGGGAAGCCCGTCTCGTGATCATGGCGGGCGGGGCCGAGAGCGATTTCGCCCGGGCGCGGCCGATCTTTGAGCTGATGGGGAAGAGCATTGCGCGGCATGGCGGTCCCGGCGCGGGCCAACACTGCAAGATGGCGAACCAGATCGCCGTGGCCGTGGGCATGGTGGCGTGGTGCGAGGCGCTCGCGTATGCACGCCGGGCCGGACTCGATCCCGCCGGCGTGCAGGCGGCCATCGCGGGCGGCGCCGCCGGCAGCTGGGCCATGACGAACCTCGCCCCGCGGGCGTTGGCGGGGAATTTCGGCCCCGGCTTCTACGTGAAGCATATTCTCAAGGACCTGGGAATCGCCCTCGATTCGGCGGCCGCGATGAAGCTCGACCTCCCGGGGCTCGCGCTGGCCCGTCGACTCTACGACCAGGTTGCCAGCCAAGGCTGGACCGAGGAAGGGACGCAGGTGCTGTACCGGCTGTACGTGTCGCTTTGA